Proteins from a genomic interval of Bradysia coprophila strain Holo2 chromosome X, BU_Bcop_v1, whole genome shotgun sequence:
- the LOC119085613 gene encoding uncharacterized protein LOC119085613 isoform X1: protein MADRDFQEKLQQLRCKVKQGCLFHCQKEMEKRARAELERKKATLIDKKTKYLLLKLQNDLLDVELDLKGRLRAKESARGAHYWSKIEKEVDDKIKRMDGALSELDAEKRDESNMIVNFFNWVKDIPKNFSDEVLSQKVVDLQQKGEETKKCIQELEKQKEEVRAETAAELAIKQERNDTLDAFSKDVKTAIVQIEAELRRRKVQK, encoded by the exons aTGGCCGATCGGGATTTTCAAGAAAAGCTTCAGCAGTTAAGATGTAAGGTCAAACAAGGG TGTCTTTTCCACTGCCAGAAAGAAATGGAGAAACGAGCTCGTGCTGAACTTGAGCGTAAAAAGGCCACACTGATTGATAAGAAGaccaaatatttacttttgaaGCTGCAGAATGATCTGCTCGATGTCGAGCTAG ATCTAAAGGGCAGACTTAGAGCCAAGGAAAGTGCCCGGGGGGCGCATTACTGGAGCAAAATCGAAAAGGAGGTGGATGACAAGATCAAAAGAATGGATGGTGCACTTAGTGAATTGGATGCTGAAAAACGAGACGAAAGTAACATGATCGTGAATTTCTTTAATTGGGTTAAAGATATCCcgaaaaatttc AGCGACGAAGTGTTGAGCCAAAAAGTGGTCGACCTTCAGCAGAAGGGGGAAGAGACGAAAAAGTGCATTCAGGAACTTGAAAAACAGAAGGAAGAAGTACGTGCAGAAACGGCGGCAGAATTAGCGATAAAGCAAGAGCGAAATGACACTTTGGATGCCTTTTCCAAAGACGTGAAGAC TGCCATCGTCCAAATTGAGGCCGAATTACGCCGTCGCAAAGtacagaaataa
- the LOC119085613 gene encoding uncharacterized protein LOC119085613 isoform X2, whose protein sequence is MADRDFQEKLQQLRCKVKQGKEMEKRARAELERKKATLIDKKTKYLLLKLQNDLLDVELDLKGRLRAKESARGAHYWSKIEKEVDDKIKRMDGALSELDAEKRDESNMIVNFFNWVKDIPKNFSDEVLSQKVVDLQQKGEETKKCIQELEKQKEEVRAETAAELAIKQERNDTLDAFSKDVKTAIVQIEAELRRRKVQK, encoded by the exons aTGGCCGATCGGGATTTTCAAGAAAAGCTTCAGCAGTTAAGATGTAAGGTCAAACAAGGG AAAGAAATGGAGAAACGAGCTCGTGCTGAACTTGAGCGTAAAAAGGCCACACTGATTGATAAGAAGaccaaatatttacttttgaaGCTGCAGAATGATCTGCTCGATGTCGAGCTAG ATCTAAAGGGCAGACTTAGAGCCAAGGAAAGTGCCCGGGGGGCGCATTACTGGAGCAAAATCGAAAAGGAGGTGGATGACAAGATCAAAAGAATGGATGGTGCACTTAGTGAATTGGATGCTGAAAAACGAGACGAAAGTAACATGATCGTGAATTTCTTTAATTGGGTTAAAGATATCCcgaaaaatttc AGCGACGAAGTGTTGAGCCAAAAAGTGGTCGACCTTCAGCAGAAGGGGGAAGAGACGAAAAAGTGCATTCAGGAACTTGAAAAACAGAAGGAAGAAGTACGTGCAGAAACGGCGGCAGAATTAGCGATAAAGCAAGAGCGAAATGACACTTTGGATGCCTTTTCCAAAGACGTGAAGAC TGCCATCGTCCAAATTGAGGCCGAATTACGCCGTCGCAAAGtacagaaataa